In one Culex quinquefasciatus strain JHB chromosome 2, VPISU_Cqui_1.0_pri_paternal, whole genome shotgun sequence genomic region, the following are encoded:
- the LOC6036617 gene encoding uncharacterized protein LOC6036617, protein MSKTPFSASGRSGRLSSVFVDLLPHDRDRSPQLGRRDQFEHPGTHLHDRFPLDAADQRGHRNDEDRPAKDQSRTARATAGNDDHNRRHSNKSLNGRVYLEKPVSQAPTSSTLLHSPTNVMPGTSASSSGSRNQPKRLHQNSAAPHEPSADVNQHAPPGFVGHENAIAEATHDHLRSYRHA, encoded by the coding sequence ATGTCCAAGACGCCGTTCAGTGCCAGTGGACGATCGGGGCGTTTGTCGTCCGTATTCGTCGATCTACTCCCGCATGATCGAGACCGCTCACCTCAACTCGGACGACGAGATCAGTTTGAGCACCCTGGGACGCACCTACACGATCGATTTCCACTCGATGCAGCGGATCAACGGGGACACCGGAACGACGAGGACCGTCCAGCGAAAGATCAATCACGCACTGCTCGCGCAACCGCAGGGAACGATGATCATAACCGCAGGCACTCCAACAAGTCTCTCAATGGCCGCGTCTATTTAGAGAAACCGGTGAGCCAAGCGCCGACCAGCTCAACTCTGCTCCACTCGCCGACCAACGTAATGCCAGGAACATCGGCTTCGTCGTCCGGAAGCCGCAATCAACCAAAACGCCTTCACCAAAACAGCGCTGCACCACACGAACCATCAGCGGATGTCAACCAGCACGCTCCACCTGGTTTCGTTGGCCACGAAAATGCAATAGCGGAAGCAACCCACGATCATCTCCGGAGCTATCGCCACGCCTAA